In one window of Kitasatospora sp. MMS16-BH015 DNA:
- a CDS encoding sensor histidine kinase — MTAFLVMQIVDILGEALTVPTVVCALTVLPATIGLQLVHTLPRCRRLRARYGRWTLLAQALLTTVPPLFLGWPWGGMGGFVGASMLSLLPLRAALPAFGCLVTAIGLGAGLEAHSKPGLVIYMVVSTLVTGVIVYSLTLLANLTLAVHEAQDDIARVAVIKERLRFARDLHDLLGYSLSAITLKSELAHAMVNRSPDRASAELESIIGLSRQALRDVREVARSYRSMSLLTELSSARSVLSAAGIDAHLRVEYGRLSADADTVLATVLREGITNVIRHSKASRCVIEAVAQDGATSLRLANDGVPTHDQDGGRAPEAWLAAGNGGLDNLAARLADVNGTLTVEVRADGWFHLEAEISPPAELAATATATDAADDGAAEGASRVA; from the coding sequence ATGACGGCGTTCCTCGTCATGCAGATCGTCGACATCCTCGGCGAGGCCCTCACTGTGCCCACCGTGGTCTGCGCCCTGACCGTGCTGCCGGCCACCATCGGTCTGCAACTGGTGCACACGCTCCCCCGATGTCGGCGCCTGCGCGCCCGGTACGGGCGGTGGACCTTGCTCGCCCAGGCGCTGCTCACCACCGTGCCCCCGCTGTTCCTCGGCTGGCCCTGGGGCGGCATGGGCGGCTTCGTCGGCGCCTCGATGCTGTCGCTGCTGCCGTTGCGGGCAGCCCTGCCGGCCTTCGGCTGCCTGGTCACGGCCATCGGCCTGGGCGCCGGCCTGGAGGCCCACAGCAAGCCGGGCCTGGTGATCTACATGGTGGTGTCCACGCTGGTCACCGGCGTCATCGTCTACAGCCTCACCCTGCTCGCCAACCTCACGCTCGCCGTCCACGAGGCGCAGGACGACATCGCCCGGGTCGCCGTCATCAAGGAGCGGCTGCGGTTCGCCCGCGACCTGCACGACCTGCTGGGGTACAGCCTCTCCGCGATCACGCTGAAGAGCGAGCTCGCCCACGCCATGGTCAACCGCTCGCCCGACCGGGCCTCGGCAGAGCTGGAGAGCATTATCGGCCTGTCCCGCCAGGCCCTGCGCGACGTACGCGAGGTGGCGCGCAGCTACCGGTCCATGTCGCTGCTGACGGAGCTCTCCTCGGCCCGCTCGGTGCTCTCGGCCGCCGGGATCGACGCGCATCTGCGGGTGGAGTACGGGCGCCTCTCGGCGGACGCCGACACGGTCCTCGCCACCGTGCTGCGCGAGGGCATCACCAATGTGATCCGGCACAGCAAGGCGTCGCGGTGCGTCATCGAGGCGGTCGCCCAGGACGGCGCGACCAGCCTGCGGCTGGCCAACGACGGCGTGCCGACCCACGACCAGGACGGCGGCCGAGCCCCCGAGGCCTGGCTCGCCGCGGGCAACGGCGGCCTCGACAACCTGGCCGCCCGGCTGGCCGACGTCAACGGGACGCTCACGGTCGAGGTCCGTGCGGACGGTTGGTTCCACCTGGAGGCCGAGATCTCGCCGCCCGCCGAGCTCGCCGCCACCGCCACCGCCACCGACGCCGCCGACGACGGCGCCGCCGAGGGTGCGAGCCGGGTGGCCTGA
- a CDS encoding SagB family peptide dehydrogenase, translating into MPSDQPSDSSSSAPWIKLWSLREDTLLEQLDDGAVMLRSHWGDLHLPQPGTVLTEALRRMSLGPVQLENVPGTGELRSRLGLLAALQRLGGLVVRSIGAPDGEEPLLSVVPTALGARLDPVPVPAGLLLRLSRFAALRSTGRGSLLESPLSPFRAVFTRPEVGWLIASLGGPVTLERAAERLPIARATADALIAHLIATGMVEVAEQPARAHQARFPEDRDPALLPWSHHDLRFHWSSRPGLHDQPFGATYPLRGRQDRLPPLKPVPPGTRIPLPRPDPEKPGWEASLAEVLDQRRSVRRHGPRPVTLQQLGELLHRALRVRGTGSPAPSDDHPGTNSRPYPSGGACAELEFYLTVGRCADLDPGVYYYDPLGHALVRLASGTPPAATLLREAQSGAGMTAPPDLLLTMTARFARVSWKYSGLSYALTLKHVGVVQQTLYLLTTGMGLAGCALGTGDTSLSAEAFGLDWRVESAVGEFILGSLPEDR; encoded by the coding sequence GTGCCGTCCGACCAGCCCTCCGACAGCTCCTCCTCCGCCCCCTGGATCAAGCTGTGGTCCCTGCGCGAGGACACCCTGCTGGAGCAGTTGGACGACGGCGCGGTGATGCTCCGCTCCCACTGGGGCGACCTGCACCTCCCGCAGCCCGGCACGGTCCTGACGGAGGCACTGCGCCGGATGTCGCTCGGCCCCGTCCAGTTGGAGAACGTCCCGGGCACCGGTGAACTCCGGTCGAGACTGGGCCTGCTGGCCGCGTTGCAGCGGCTGGGCGGCCTGGTGGTCCGCTCGATCGGGGCACCGGACGGGGAGGAGCCGCTGCTGTCCGTCGTCCCGACGGCCCTCGGTGCCCGGCTCGACCCGGTGCCGGTGCCGGCGGGTCTGCTGCTGCGGCTCTCCCGGTTCGCGGCGCTGCGGTCCACCGGGCGCGGCAGCCTGCTGGAGTCACCGCTGTCGCCCTTCCGCGCCGTCTTCACCCGGCCCGAGGTCGGCTGGCTGATCGCCTCGCTCGGCGGCCCCGTCACGCTGGAACGGGCGGCCGAACGGCTGCCGATCGCCCGGGCGACCGCCGACGCCCTGATCGCCCATCTGATCGCGACCGGCATGGTCGAGGTCGCCGAACAGCCCGCGCGGGCCCACCAGGCCCGCTTCCCCGAGGACCGCGACCCGGCGCTGCTCCCCTGGTCCCACCACGACCTCCGGTTCCACTGGAGCAGCCGCCCCGGTCTGCACGACCAGCCGTTCGGCGCCACCTACCCGCTGCGCGGCAGGCAGGACCGGCTCCCGCCCCTCAAGCCCGTGCCGCCCGGCACCCGGATCCCCCTGCCCCGGCCCGACCCCGAAAAGCCGGGCTGGGAAGCCTCCCTGGCCGAGGTGCTGGACCAGCGGCGGTCGGTCCGCCGACACGGGCCGAGGCCGGTGACGCTCCAACAGCTGGGCGAGCTGCTCCACCGCGCCCTGCGCGTCCGGGGCACCGGCAGCCCCGCCCCCTCGGACGACCACCCGGGGACGAACAGTCGCCCGTACCCCAGCGGCGGCGCCTGCGCCGAGTTGGAGTTCTACCTCACCGTCGGACGCTGCGCCGACCTCGACCCCGGCGTCTACTACTACGACCCGCTCGGCCACGCGCTGGTCCGGCTCGCCTCGGGCACACCGCCGGCCGCCACGCTGCTGCGCGAGGCCCAGAGCGGCGCCGGGATGACCGCACCGCCCGACCTGCTGCTCACCATGACCGCCCGATTCGCCCGGGTCTCCTGGAAGTACAGCGGACTCTCCTACGCGCTGACCCTGAAACACGTCGGCGTGGTGCAGCAGACGCTGTACCTGCTGACCACCGGCATGGGCCTGGCCGGCTGCGCGCTGGGGACCGGTGACACCAGCCTCTCGGCCGAGGCCTTCGGCCTGGACTGGCGGGTCGAGTCGGCGGTCGGCGAGTTCATCCTCGGCTCCCTGCCGGAGGACCGGTAG
- a CDS encoding TOMM precursor leader peptide-binding protein: protein MTTQAGNESAPLIGFKQHLRAEVVPGDAVYLMSERGVTAVAGAELAALAPLLDGTRDLPTLLSEATPTVRPEQVAKLIGQLTHQGLLDHRPPQRPAEAGDSAARAYWELAGGAPERAGTLRITAVGEVDDAPLRAACLAAGIPPAGAGRPADLDLVVCSDYLDPRLRAVDAERRADGRPWLLTKVCGTTLWVGPVFRPGAGACWNCLAHRLRGHRHAEAPVRLRHGGAPVPIPKAALPVTVGLGAQLAALECTKWLAGRRSGEQDCVTTLDTLTLATRSHRLTRRPQCPDCGDASMMAGQAERPVVLTHRRSRATGGGHRALSSQHVLNRYGHLLSPVTGVVKDIRRDPRGPELLNVYRAGHNPALGPRRMSELRATLRQESCGKGRTPLEAQVGALCEAVERISGSWQGDEARVRGSLRSLGPDAVHPGSCQLWDERQFAQRAGANAGGHPFHRVAEPFDPDAVLDWSPVWSLTRARHVLFPTTLLYYNVPDQPGRRMVHADSNGCAAGGTLEDAALQGLLELVERDAVALWWYNRTRQPAVDLTSFGDPWTAEVCQAHAELGRAVWALDLTSDLGVPVVAALSRRTGRGPEDIVFGFGAHPDPAIALCRALTEMNQLLPPVLGAHPDGTGYGCADPVALHWWRTATRDGMPYLAPDPAAPARTPLDYGYRPTGDLLDELRSLQGTLEQRGLEVCILDQTRPDLGLPVVRTLVPGLRHFWPRFAPGRLFDVPVSLGRLPRPTPYEELNPIPLFV, encoded by the coding sequence ATGACCACGCAGGCGGGGAACGAGTCGGCGCCGCTGATCGGCTTCAAGCAGCACCTCCGGGCGGAGGTCGTGCCCGGTGACGCCGTCTACCTGATGTCCGAACGCGGGGTGACGGCCGTCGCCGGGGCCGAGCTGGCCGCCCTGGCGCCGCTGCTCGACGGCACCCGGGATCTGCCGACGCTGCTGAGCGAGGCGACACCCACCGTCCGGCCCGAGCAAGTGGCCAAACTGATCGGCCAGTTGACCCACCAGGGGCTGCTCGACCACCGTCCGCCCCAGCGGCCGGCCGAGGCCGGGGACAGCGCGGCCAGGGCGTACTGGGAACTCGCCGGCGGCGCCCCCGAGCGGGCCGGCACCCTGCGGATCACCGCCGTCGGCGAGGTGGACGACGCACCGCTGCGCGCCGCCTGCCTGGCCGCGGGGATCCCGCCGGCCGGGGCGGGCCGGCCGGCCGACCTCGACCTGGTGGTCTGCTCCGACTACCTCGATCCGCGGCTGCGCGCGGTCGACGCCGAGCGGCGGGCCGACGGCCGCCCCTGGCTGCTCACCAAGGTGTGCGGCACCACCCTGTGGGTCGGCCCGGTGTTCCGGCCCGGTGCCGGTGCCTGCTGGAACTGCCTCGCCCACCGGCTCCGGGGGCACCGGCACGCCGAGGCCCCGGTCCGGCTGCGGCATGGCGGTGCCCCGGTGCCCATACCGAAGGCCGCACTCCCGGTCACGGTCGGCCTGGGCGCCCAACTCGCCGCCCTGGAGTGCACCAAGTGGCTGGCCGGCCGCCGCAGCGGCGAGCAGGACTGCGTGACCACCCTGGACACCCTCACCCTCGCCACCCGGTCGCACCGGCTCACCCGCCGCCCCCAGTGCCCGGACTGCGGGGACGCCTCGATGATGGCCGGTCAGGCCGAGCGGCCGGTGGTCCTGACCCACCGCCGGAGCAGGGCCACGGGCGGCGGCCACCGGGCACTCTCCTCGCAGCACGTGCTCAACCGGTACGGGCACCTGCTCAGCCCGGTGACCGGCGTGGTCAAGGACATCCGTCGCGACCCGCGCGGACCCGAACTGCTCAACGTCTACCGGGCCGGGCACAACCCGGCGCTCGGGCCCCGGCGGATGTCCGAACTGCGCGCCACACTGCGCCAGGAGAGCTGCGGCAAGGGCCGGACTCCGCTGGAGGCCCAGGTGGGTGCGCTCTGCGAGGCGGTGGAGCGGATCAGCGGCTCGTGGCAGGGCGACGAGGCCCGGGTCCGCGGCTCGCTGCGCTCGCTCGGCCCGGACGCCGTGCATCCCGGCAGCTGCCAGCTCTGGGACGAGCGGCAGTTCGCCCAGCGGGCCGGGGCGAACGCGGGCGGCCACCCCTTCCACCGGGTCGCCGAGCCCTTCGACCCCGACGCGGTGCTCGACTGGTCACCCGTCTGGTCACTGACCAGGGCGCGCCACGTGCTGTTCCCGACCACCCTGCTCTACTACAACGTCCCCGACCAGCCCGGCCGGCGGATGGTCCACGCCGACTCCAATGGCTGCGCCGCCGGCGGCACGCTGGAGGACGCCGCACTGCAGGGCCTGCTGGAGCTGGTCGAACGGGACGCGGTGGCCCTGTGGTGGTACAACCGCACCCGCCAGCCGGCCGTCGACCTCACCTCCTTCGGCGACCCCTGGACGGCCGAGGTGTGCCAGGCGCACGCCGAACTGGGCCGTGCGGTCTGGGCCCTGGACCTCACCTCGGACCTCGGCGTCCCGGTGGTCGCGGCGCTGTCCCGGCGGACCGGCCGCGGGCCCGAGGACATCGTCTTCGGCTTCGGCGCCCACCCCGACCCGGCCATCGCCCTCTGCCGGGCGCTCACCGAGATGAACCAGCTGCTCCCGCCCGTCCTGGGAGCCCACCCGGACGGGACGGGTTACGGCTGCGCCGACCCGGTCGCCCTGCACTGGTGGCGCACCGCCACCCGGGACGGCATGCCCTACCTCGCCCCGGATCCGGCGGCCCCGGCTCGTACGCCGCTCGACTACGGCTATCGCCCGACTGGAGACCTGCTCGACGAACTCCGGAGCCTGCAGGGAACGTTGGAACAGCGGGGCCTGGAGGTCTGCATACTGGACCAGACCCGCCCCGACCTGGGGCTGCCCGTAGTGCGGACCCTGGTACCGGGCCTGCGGCACTTCTGGCCCCGGTTCGCGCCGGGCCGGCTCTTCGACGTCCCCGTGTCCCTCGGCAGGCTGCCGCGCCCGACACCGTACGAGGAGCTGAATCCGATCCCCCTGTTCGTCTGA
- a CDS encoding fatty acyl-AMP ligase codes for MGVMVAGAVDFTDLLLRRGEELVDREAYRFVRGEDLDAGRAAGELPPGVPVSYGELDRAAKRIASRLQEGRPVGQRVVLCHGDAAGFLPAFVGCLYAGAIPVPAPAPTGTRQSGERLARILRDTAAAAVLTDAANGPAVSQLLATVSQAHIPCLATDRPGLGDPDAWVRPPARPDEPALLQYTSGSVSEPRGVVVSQANLLANQRAIQRVLGTTEHSRIGGWLPFHHDMGLIGQLLHPLFLGASAVLLPPVAFAHRPVRWLQMIDRYGITVSGAPDFAYQLCVRRVPEERAAELDLSRLEIAVSGGESVRAKTLDDFAAHFAPAGLRPGVLRAGYGMAEATLMVAVGGRRPARAVDAAALAKNRVAPAVPDRPSRRFVPVGRVIDELETLVVDPDSRRRLPDGQVGEIWIRGSSVAQGYWNQARESVELFQAVPAGAGPEEGGYLRTGDLGFLDEGELFVAGRLKEVMIVAGRNLHPQDIEQQVQKLSVLFGSGAAFAVGADQDEVVVVQEVRSGDRDPEQELPALVGAVRRCVAEEFGVAVEHVVLVRPGTVRRTTSGKLRRTAMRQLFLAGRIKPLHATREPDGASAALTSVA; via the coding sequence ATGGGGGTAATGGTGGCGGGAGCCGTTGATTTCACCGATCTGCTGCTTCGCCGGGGCGAGGAGCTGGTGGACCGCGAGGCCTACCGCTTCGTCCGCGGTGAGGACCTCGACGCGGGGCGCGCCGCCGGAGAGCTGCCGCCGGGCGTCCCGGTCAGCTACGGGGAGCTGGACCGGGCGGCGAAGCGGATCGCCTCCCGGCTGCAGGAGGGCCGGCCGGTCGGGCAGCGGGTGGTGCTCTGCCACGGGGACGCCGCCGGCTTCCTCCCGGCCTTCGTGGGCTGCCTGTACGCCGGTGCGATCCCCGTCCCGGCACCCGCGCCCACCGGCACCCGGCAGTCCGGCGAGCGGCTGGCCAGGATCCTCCGGGACACCGCCGCCGCCGCCGTGCTCACCGACGCGGCGAACGGGCCCGCGGTGTCCCAACTGCTCGCGACGGTGAGCCAGGCGCACATCCCCTGTCTGGCGACGGACCGCCCGGGCCTGGGCGATCCCGACGCCTGGGTCCGCCCGCCGGCCCGGCCGGACGAGCCGGCCCTGCTGCAGTACACCTCGGGCTCGGTGAGCGAGCCCAGGGGCGTCGTGGTCAGCCAGGCCAACCTGCTCGCCAACCAGCGGGCCATCCAGCGGGTCCTGGGCACCACCGAGCACTCGCGGATCGGCGGTTGGCTGCCGTTCCACCACGACATGGGGCTGATCGGCCAGCTGCTGCACCCGCTCTTCCTCGGCGCCTCGGCCGTCCTGCTCCCACCGGTCGCCTTCGCCCATCGGCCCGTCCGCTGGCTGCAGATGATCGACCGGTACGGCATCACCGTCTCCGGCGCCCCCGACTTCGCCTACCAGCTGTGCGTGCGGCGGGTCCCCGAGGAGCGGGCCGCGGAGCTCGACCTGTCGCGCCTGGAGATCGCGGTCAGCGGCGGTGAGTCCGTCCGGGCCAAGACGCTGGACGACTTCGCGGCGCACTTCGCCCCGGCCGGGCTGCGCCCCGGCGTCCTGCGGGCCGGGTACGGCATGGCCGAGGCCACCCTGATGGTCGCGGTCGGCGGCCGGCGGCCGGCCCGCGCGGTGGACGCCGCCGCGCTGGCGAAGAACCGGGTCGCTCCGGCCGTACCGGACCGGCCTTCGCGCAGGTTCGTCCCGGTCGGCCGGGTGATCGACGAGCTGGAGACGCTGGTCGTCGATCCGGACTCCAGGCGCCGCCTGCCCGACGGGCAGGTCGGCGAGATCTGGATCCGGGGGAGCAGCGTGGCCCAGGGCTACTGGAACCAGGCCAGGGAGAGCGTCGAACTCTTCCAGGCGGTGCCGGCCGGGGCGGGGCCGGAGGAGGGCGGCTACCTGCGCACCGGTGACCTGGGCTTCCTCGACGAGGGCGAGCTCTTCGTGGCCGGCCGGCTCAAGGAGGTCATGATCGTGGCCGGCCGCAACCTCCACCCGCAGGACATCGAGCAGCAGGTGCAGAAGCTCAGCGTCCTGTTCGGTTCGGGGGCCGCCTTCGCGGTCGGAGCGGACCAGGACGAGGTGGTGGTGGTCCAGGAGGTGCGGTCCGGCGATCGGGACCCCGAGCAGGAGCTGCCCGCGCTGGTCGGCGCCGTCCGGCGGTGCGTGGCCGAGGAGTTCGGCGTCGCGGTGGAGCACGTCGTCCTGGTCCGGCCCGGCACCGTGCGGCGCACCACCAGCGGCAAGCTGCGGCGGACCGCGATGCGGCAGCTCTTCCTGGCTGGTCGGATCAAGCCGCTGCACGCGACGCGCGAGCCGGACGGCGCGTCGGCCGCGCTGACCTCCGTTGCCTAG
- a CDS encoding acyl-CoA dehydrogenase family protein: MPSTGRAGPGSAGTDGEAEVRRRVAELERWFGDPADPANPLGTAAFLAADAREEPLAAAELLLERLGLTAEFVPRELGGRLTELDALARVVRVVFRRDAALGLGYGFTDFQAAVVIWAAGSPAQRQAAARLLHGGGRIVAAYPELASGSNFLANELTARPAEGAAVARLSGRKESFTNVSRADRLVLFARTGEGRHSHSVLLVDRAALPADRVADLPRRRTRGVRGCLVAGIEFADCPVPADALVGEPGGGLELTLRLFPVIRSVGPSVALGCADTALRTAVACVVDRGVVGRPSEPDGPQTLSHARSTLAGAFVDLLMCDCLALVATRAVHLAPADSGLYAAAVKYLLPQLLTDTSYELSTLLGAEFHDRDGAYGAFAKSVRDLPMIGLGAAGSAACRATVVPQLPRLARESWLRDAEPPAELFRLEAGGLPPLDFGRLSPAATGDPLAASLPGSAAATAADPGGHLAELSGLLAAELAGLREGCAALDRDGRSALLDPRGRALADRYALVLTGAACLGVWRHQQGPGAGFLADPGWLTVALTRLLRRLGTPTPKPPVDQEEPLLAEVLARFGGHRSYDLYDTPLAGGTSTDGEGRDSR, encoded by the coding sequence TTGCCTAGCACCGGCCGGGCCGGCCCCGGCTCGGCGGGAACGGACGGGGAGGCCGAGGTCCGGCGGCGGGTCGCGGAGCTGGAGCGCTGGTTCGGCGATCCCGCCGATCCGGCCAACCCGCTGGGGACCGCGGCGTTCCTCGCGGCCGACGCCCGGGAGGAGCCGCTCGCGGCGGCCGAACTGCTGCTGGAGCGGCTCGGGTTGACCGCCGAGTTCGTGCCGCGCGAGCTCGGTGGCCGGCTGACGGAGCTCGACGCCCTGGCCCGCGTGGTGCGGGTGGTCTTCCGCCGGGACGCGGCGCTCGGGCTCGGCTACGGGTTCACCGACTTCCAGGCCGCCGTGGTGATCTGGGCGGCCGGCAGCCCCGCCCAGCGGCAGGCCGCGGCGCGCCTGCTGCACGGCGGCGGCCGGATCGTCGCCGCCTATCCGGAGCTGGCGAGCGGCAGCAACTTCCTGGCCAACGAGCTGACCGCCCGGCCGGCCGAGGGCGCGGCGGTGGCCCGCCTCAGCGGGCGGAAGGAGTCCTTCACCAATGTCTCCCGGGCCGACCGCCTGGTGCTGTTCGCCCGGACCGGCGAGGGGCGGCACAGCCATTCGGTGCTGCTCGTCGACCGGGCGGCGCTGCCGGCGGACCGGGTCGCCGACCTGCCGAGGCGCCGCACCCGGGGCGTGCGCGGCTGCCTGGTGGCCGGGATCGAGTTCGCCGACTGCCCGGTGCCCGCCGATGCCCTGGTGGGCGAGCCGGGCGGCGGCCTGGAGCTGACCCTGCGGCTCTTCCCGGTCATCCGCAGCGTCGGCCCGTCCGTGGCGCTCGGCTGCGCGGACACCGCGCTGCGCACCGCCGTGGCCTGCGTGGTGGACCGGGGCGTGGTGGGGCGGCCGAGCGAGCCGGACGGGCCGCAGACCCTGTCGCACGCCAGGAGCACCCTGGCGGGCGCCTTCGTCGACCTGCTGATGTGCGACTGCCTGGCGCTGGTGGCGACCCGCGCGGTGCACCTCGCCCCCGCCGACTCCGGGCTGTACGCGGCGGCCGTCAAGTACCTGCTGCCGCAGCTGCTCACGGACACCTCGTACGAGCTGTCCACCTTGCTGGGGGCGGAGTTCCACGACCGTGACGGGGCGTACGGGGCGTTCGCCAAGAGCGTCCGCGACCTGCCGATGATCGGGCTCGGCGCGGCCGGGTCGGCCGCCTGCCGGGCCACCGTCGTCCCTCAACTGCCAAGGCTGGCAAGGGAGTCCTGGCTCCGCGACGCCGAGCCGCCGGCCGAGCTGTTCCGCCTGGAGGCGGGCGGGCTGCCCCCGCTGGACTTCGGCCGGCTCAGCCCGGCGGCCACCGGTGACCCGCTGGCCGCCTCGCTGCCGGGCTCGGCGGCGGCCACCGCGGCGGACCCCGGCGGACACCTGGCCGAACTGAGCGGCCTGCTCGCGGCGGAGCTGGCCGGCCTGCGGGAGGGCTGCGCCGCCCTCGACCGGGACGGCCGCTCCGCGCTGCTCGACCCGCGCGGCCGGGCCCTGGCCGACCGCTACGCCCTGGTGCTCACGGGCGCGGCCTGCCTGGGCGTCTGGCGGCATCAGCAGGGCCCCGGCGCCGGCTTCCTGGCCGACCCGGGCTGGCTGACCGTGGCGCTCACCCGGCTGCTCCGCCGGCTGGGCACCCCCACGCCGAAACCTCCGGTGGACCAGGAGGAGCCGCTGCTCGCCGAGGTGCTGGCGAGGTTCGGCGGGCACCGCAGTTACGACCTGTACGACACGCCGCTGGCCGGCGGTACATCCACCGACGGAGAGGGAAGGGACAGTCGATGA
- a CDS encoding acyl carrier protein — MRGTDGRPPLAIISTDGTEHELCGWLTARLHAQLPGTRPIDPDTQLIEYGMDSVVALGLYGEIEEVFGLKLDFGAVYEYATVHELAAHLAARAAVRRPRPGAGS; from the coding sequence ATGAGAGGGACGGACGGCCGGCCGCCGCTGGCGATCATCTCGACGGACGGGACCGAGCACGAGCTGTGCGGCTGGCTGACGGCCCGGCTGCACGCCCAGCTGCCCGGCACCCGGCCGATCGACCCTGACACGCAGTTGATCGAGTACGGCATGGACTCCGTGGTGGCGCTCGGCCTGTACGGCGAGATCGAGGAGGTCTTCGGGCTGAAGCTCGACTTCGGCGCGGTCTACGAGTACGCCACCGTCCACGAGTTGGCCGCGCACCTGGCGGCCAGGGCGGCCGTCCGCCGGCCGCGCCCGGGGGCGGGCTCATGA
- a CDS encoding acyl carrier protein yields the protein MTTGATAACTVGPRLQAALLAVSEVTPELLFGEPEAGFGAELDDELQLVDDLGFDSVMLMEFLHRLQEHFPALGELSLPETLPHLRTVGSVTEFLRRRLPRAEAV from the coding sequence ATGACGACCGGGGCGACCGCGGCCTGCACCGTCGGCCCGCGGCTCCAGGCAGCGCTGCTGGCCGTCTCCGAGGTGACGCCGGAGCTGCTCTTCGGTGAGCCGGAGGCCGGCTTCGGGGCCGAACTCGACGACGAACTCCAGCTGGTGGACGACCTCGGCTTCGACTCGGTGATGCTGATGGAGTTCCTGCACCGCCTCCAGGAGCACTTCCCGGCCCTCGGGGAGCTGTCCCTGCCGGAGACCCTGCCACACCTGCGCACGGTCGGTTCGGTCACGGAGTTCCTGAGGCGGCGGTTGCCACGGGCCGAGGCGGTCTGA
- a CDS encoding 4'-phosphopantetheinyl transferase superfamily protein, with protein MVFSLEPAANPNTPGMFARPIQVRGPDGPWEAVRAAVSRYGSALVHARMDDWLPTDLSDPLIPDQLGPDQVRFRRMRHPTVRARFVASRLMLKHTAGAVLGEPPHALELAYKLGGRPYLRGFEQLDVSLSHTADLLVVGLTRRGWIGVDAELRDRQMVGLGTEAQMCTRHEREELERIAEEQRNTALVRLWTLKEAYSKAIGQGMRFRFTEFGFGPRELQAADVRLPDGSPATGAEWTFRTALLQERYTVSVALYDAGFGEAGDGAHALRVEDGLLAELLGGAADAP; from the coding sequence ATGGTCTTCTCGCTGGAACCCGCGGCCAACCCGAACACGCCGGGGATGTTCGCCCGCCCGATCCAGGTGCGCGGACCGGACGGGCCGTGGGAGGCCGTGCGCGCGGCGGTGTCCCGGTACGGCAGCGCGCTGGTCCACGCCCGGATGGACGACTGGCTGCCGACGGACCTGTCGGACCCGCTGATCCCGGATCAGCTCGGGCCCGACCAGGTGCGGTTCCGCCGGATGCGCCACCCGACCGTCCGGGCGCGCTTCGTGGCCTCCCGGCTGATGCTCAAGCACACCGCCGGCGCGGTCCTCGGCGAGCCGCCGCACGCCCTGGAACTGGCCTACAAGCTGGGCGGCCGCCCGTACCTGCGCGGTTTCGAACAGCTGGACGTCAGCCTCAGCCACACCGCCGACCTGCTGGTGGTCGGGCTGACCAGGCGCGGCTGGATCGGCGTGGACGCCGAACTCCGTGACCGGCAGATGGTGGGCCTGGGCACCGAGGCCCAGATGTGCACCCGGCACGAGCGGGAGGAGCTGGAGCGGATCGCCGAGGAGCAGCGCAACACCGCGCTGGTGCGCCTGTGGACACTCAAGGAGGCGTACAGCAAGGCCATCGGCCAGGGCATGCGGTTCCGCTTCACCGAGTTCGGCTTCGGGCCGCGGGAGCTCCAGGCGGCGGACGTCCGACTGCCCGACGGCTCCCCCGCGACCGGCGCGGAGTGGACCTTCCGCACCGCCCTGCTGCAGGAGCGCTACACGGTGAGCGTCGCCCTGTACGACGCGGGCTTCGGGGAGGCGGGTGACGGGGCGCACGCGCTGCGGGTGGAGGACGGCCTGCTGGCCGAGCTGCTCGGTGGGGCCGCCGACGCCCCTTGA
- a CDS encoding AfsR/SARP family transcriptional regulator, translating to MEIQVLGPLTAADSGVSIVPTAAKPRQLLALLALNANRIVSVPQLMEELWGAELPRSAPTTLQTYILQLRRKLRAAAQANGRPGCAEEVLATRHGGYVLQVPDSSVDATEFDRLSAAGHAAFGVGDLEAASALLGAASALWRGSVLADVRHGQQLSIEVTRLEESRIGVLERRIRADLRLGRHHELIGELYALTGRHPMDEALHAHLIVALYRAGRAPRALTVYQKLRDTLVDELGLEPSGPLQLLQRAILRGEPADDYGMEGAAALVAGGRLVG from the coding sequence ATGGAAATTCAGGTACTGGGCCCGTTGACCGCTGCCGACTCAGGGGTGTCCATCGTCCCGACGGCGGCGAAGCCGCGCCAGCTCCTGGCGCTGCTCGCGCTGAACGCGAACCGGATCGTCTCGGTGCCGCAGCTGATGGAGGAGCTCTGGGGCGCGGAGCTGCCGCGCAGCGCCCCCACGACGCTGCAGACGTACATCCTCCAGCTGCGCCGGAAGCTTCGGGCGGCCGCCCAGGCGAACGGCCGGCCGGGCTGTGCCGAGGAGGTCCTGGCCACCCGGCACGGTGGCTACGTGCTGCAGGTGCCGGACTCCTCGGTGGACGCCACCGAGTTCGACCGGCTGTCCGCCGCCGGCCACGCCGCCTTCGGGGTCGGCGACCTGGAGGCCGCCTCCGCGCTGCTGGGCGCCGCCTCCGCGCTGTGGCGCGGGTCGGTGCTGGCCGACGTCCGGCACGGTCAGCAGCTGAGCATCGAGGTCACCCGGCTGGAGGAGTCCCGGATCGGAGTGCTCGAGCGGCGGATCCGCGCCGACCTGCGGCTCGGCCGCCACCACGAGCTGATCGGTGAACTCTACGCGCTGACCGGACGCCACCCGATGGACGAGGCGCTGCACGCCCACCTGATCGTCGCCCTCTACCGCGCGGGCCGCGCGCCACGGGCGCTGACGGTGTACCAGAAGCTCCGGGACACCCTGGTCGACGAGCTCGGCCTGGAGCCCTCGGGCCCGCTGCAGCTGCTCCAGCGCGCCATCCTGCGCGGGGAGCCGGCCGACGACTACGGGATGGAGGGCGCCGCCGCGCTGGTGGCCGGCGGCCGGCTGGTGGGCTGA